From the genome of Gracilibacillus salitolerans, one region includes:
- a CDS encoding mandelate racemase/muconate lactonizing enzyme family protein, with protein sequence MKVQSIETFSTKEICIVRIRTDSGEEGIGQVAPYHANITAMVLHQQIAPHVLGADPLDIDGIVDQCIEAEHKFPGSYVCRAVGGIDTALWDLKGKLEGKAVFELLGGSDKPINAYGSSMRRDITPEDEASRLSQLMETNGYNAFKIRIANNFGYDVDKWPGRTEKIVPTVRKSIGDKATLLVDANSGYTPEKAIEVGKMLETYNVGHFEEPCPYPKIEWTAQVKQELEVPIAGGEQDNSLDHWKRMIDMEVMDIVQPDICYLGGVARTLRVAEMASNAGIPCTPHAANLSMVTLFTLHVLASIENAGPYLEFSIEDTPWTDDLFYPALEVKDGKVNIPKGLGWGVEVNKKWLNKADYRVTQLN encoded by the coding sequence ATGAAAGTGCAAAGTATTGAGACATTTTCGACTAAGGAAATTTGTATTGTACGTATTAGAACGGATTCAGGTGAGGAAGGAATAGGTCAAGTAGCACCTTATCATGCAAATATTACTGCGATGGTACTCCATCAACAAATTGCACCGCATGTATTAGGAGCTGACCCATTAGATATTGATGGAATCGTCGATCAATGTATAGAAGCAGAACATAAATTTCCAGGATCCTATGTTTGTAGAGCTGTAGGGGGAATTGATACAGCTTTATGGGATTTAAAAGGCAAACTCGAAGGTAAAGCTGTTTTTGAATTATTGGGTGGAAGTGATAAACCGATTAATGCTTACGGTTCCAGTATGAGGCGAGATATCACACCAGAAGATGAAGCATCTAGGTTAAGCCAATTAATGGAAACTAATGGATATAACGCTTTTAAGATAAGGATTGCTAACAACTTTGGTTATGATGTTGATAAATGGCCAGGTCGGACTGAAAAAATCGTACCAACTGTTCGAAAATCTATTGGAGATAAAGCCACGCTATTAGTAGATGCTAACAGTGGATATACGCCCGAGAAAGCCATTGAGGTCGGTAAAATGTTAGAAACATATAACGTTGGTCATTTTGAAGAACCTTGTCCATATCCCAAAATAGAATGGACTGCACAGGTAAAGCAAGAATTAGAAGTCCCAATTGCAGGTGGTGAACAAGATAATTCCTTGGATCATTGGAAACGGATGATAGATATGGAGGTTATGGATATTGTTCAACCGGATATTTGTTATCTTGGTGGTGTTGCTAGGACACTACGTGTAGCGGAGATGGCTTCAAATGCTGGGATACCTTGCACACCACACGCTGCTAATTTATCTATGGTTACTCTTTTTACCCTGCATGTCTTGGCTTCCATCGAGAATGCAGGGCCATATCTAGAATTTAGCATCGAAGATACACCATGGACTGATGATTTATTCTATCCTGCATTAGAGGTCAAAGACGGAAAAGTAAATATTCCAAAAGGCCTGGGATGGGGAGTTGAAGTGAACAAAAAATGGTTAAATAAAGCTGATTATCGAGTAACACAGTTAAACTAA
- a CDS encoding YesL family protein gives MELSGLIGVFYRISQWIYKFAYVNLLWILFTLIGGVLLGFMPATVALFTIMRKWIMGEDAVAVFNMFWNTFRQDFIKSNLLGIVLFGIGYVLYIDLAILPDDGVLWSLLRYGIIVCSILFLIVVFYIFPVYVHYKLKNPSYIKYALLLGIAYPHITIAMLIGVVMLYVILYNIPGLIPFFTASLLAHLLMLLSIQVFRKVDKKQTNTLN, from the coding sequence GTGGAATTGAGTGGATTAATAGGTGTTTTTTATCGAATCAGTCAGTGGATCTATAAGTTTGCATATGTCAATTTGCTATGGATTCTATTTACCCTAATTGGTGGTGTACTATTAGGATTTATGCCTGCCACTGTGGCACTCTTTACCATTATGCGGAAATGGATAATGGGGGAAGATGCTGTTGCTGTATTTAACATGTTTTGGAATACTTTTCGTCAAGATTTTATTAAATCAAATTTATTAGGTATAGTTCTATTTGGAATAGGTTATGTGTTATATATTGATTTAGCCATTTTGCCTGATGATGGCGTTTTGTGGTCATTATTACGATATGGAATTATTGTTTGTAGTATTTTATTTTTAATTGTAGTATTTTATATTTTTCCTGTATATGTACATTATAAATTAAAAAATCCATCCTATATTAAATATGCATTGTTATTAGGAATAGCTTATCCTCATATTACTATTGCTATGCTGATTGGTGTGGTTATGCTATATGTGATTTTATATAATATTCCAGGATTAATTCCTTTTTTTACAGCTAGCCTTTTAGCACACCTTTTAATGTTGCTATCCATTCAAGTATTTAGGAAAGTAGATAAAAAACAGACAAATACATTAAATTAG
- a CDS encoding response regulator transcription factor: protein MKKTVLIVEDEHILREISKDYFLDADCDVLEARDGTEAIDLFENFSIDLIILDIMMPKLDGWSVCKRIREKSVVPIIILTARSDEEDTLLGFELGADDYVTKPYSPRVLLARAKRLLTSHSPTSNKKDHILTSQHIEVNLQSHSVKVNGKHIALTHTEFEILTYLMMNKNIVITREQLINQVWGYEYAGDDRTINTHMRNLRNKLGTSAKQIKTMVRAGYKFEEKS, encoded by the coding sequence ATGAAAAAAACAGTTTTAATAGTAGAAGATGAACATATTTTACGGGAAATAAGTAAAGATTATTTCTTAGATGCTGATTGTGATGTTTTGGAAGCAAGAGATGGTACGGAAGCAATAGATTTATTTGAAAATTTCAGCATTGACCTAATTATTTTAGACATTATGATGCCCAAGTTAGATGGGTGGTCGGTCTGTAAGAGAATCCGTGAAAAGTCTGTTGTTCCTATCATTATTTTGACAGCACGATCAGATGAAGAAGATACATTATTAGGTTTTGAATTAGGTGCAGATGACTATGTTACAAAACCTTATAGTCCACGTGTATTATTGGCAAGAGCCAAACGTTTACTGACATCTCATTCCCCCACTTCAAACAAAAAGGACCATATATTGACTAGTCAACATATTGAAGTGAATCTTCAATCTCATTCAGTAAAAGTGAATGGAAAACACATAGCATTAACACATACTGAGTTTGAAATATTAACGTATTTAATGATGAATAAAAATATTGTTATAACTAGGGAACAATTAATCAATCAAGTATGGGGATATGAATATGCCGGAGATGATCGAACAATCAATACACATATGCGGAATTTAAGAAATAAACTTGGGACAAGTGCAAAGCAAATTAAAACAATGGTTCGAGCTGGCTATAAATTTGAGGAGAAATCATGA
- a CDS encoding sensor histidine kinase, with amino-acid sequence MKNRIVGKLFLLTTGLCLFIILAIFIGQTLFFERFYAEKKVDQLTEAIASFRQEYLNINEEDRLRQLEQDFYQEHNAWIVVLDENGNIKGTEDYFIELNRAFIFTDTSERKYVEDDPIHIPIYYLINQEELLDQEDILNEYPTVEVQGFKKENAIYPIQLFWRSDETIDNFFDRQGSYSYTLWENKQLLQEAKELDDDNSLSIYGHVKDIHIPDVTYSILSNPILIDKLKEFQVDLLFNKNVETEIQDFEQDSIQYKVLVNPAKNSNGETIYFYTMASLQPVNEAVQMIKEYYIYIVLFVVALVLLAAFYYSKGIARPLLRINDATKRMTNLDFTERITVQSKDEIGELSNNINFLSTTLQSYIDQLRQDVDKERQLEQTRKDFIAGVSHELKTPLSIMKSCMAILQDGVATDKKDHYFSAMENEVNRMDRLIEDMLELAKYESGTYKIEMNAFFIDELIRSVYNQLSLKVIDQQVDVNLNLHSVEVIANQDRVEQVITNFLSNAIQHTPDKGKIIVTTLSEEDKVKITVENEGSHIEEEQLEKIWDRFYQGGKTQRSKQGTGLGLAISKHILKLHHVPFGVINTKQGVCFYFYLNKK; translated from the coding sequence ATGAAGAATCGGATAGTAGGGAAGTTATTCCTCTTAACTACAGGATTATGTTTGTTTATCATACTAGCTATATTTATCGGTCAAACTTTATTTTTTGAACGATTTTATGCCGAGAAAAAAGTCGATCAGTTAACCGAAGCTATTGCATCTTTTCGTCAAGAATATCTAAACATTAATGAGGAGGATAGGTTGCGACAATTGGAACAAGACTTTTACCAGGAGCATAATGCTTGGATTGTCGTGTTAGATGAGAATGGTAACATAAAAGGGACAGAAGACTATTTTATTGAACTAAACAGAGCATTTATATTTACAGATACAAGCGAAAGAAAATATGTGGAAGATGACCCTATCCATATTCCGATTTATTATTTAATCAATCAGGAGGAGCTTCTAGATCAAGAAGATATCCTTAATGAATATCCCACTGTTGAGGTTCAGGGTTTTAAGAAAGAAAATGCAATTTACCCTATCCAATTGTTTTGGAGATCTGATGAAACTATTGACAACTTTTTTGATAGGCAAGGCTCCTATTCATATACACTATGGGAAAATAAGCAACTTTTGCAAGAAGCTAAAGAACTTGATGATGATAATTCTCTTTCAATATATGGTCACGTCAAAGATATTCATATACCAGATGTAACATATAGTATACTTTCCAATCCAATATTGATCGACAAACTAAAGGAGTTCCAGGTTGACCTCTTGTTTAATAAGAATGTGGAAACAGAAATACAAGATTTTGAGCAAGATAGTATTCAATATAAGGTACTCGTCAATCCAGCAAAAAACAGCAATGGTGAAACGATTTATTTCTATACGATGGCTTCCTTACAACCAGTAAATGAAGCCGTACAAATGATTAAAGAATATTATATTTATATTGTTCTATTTGTTGTTGCGTTAGTTTTGTTAGCTGCTTTTTACTATTCGAAAGGGATAGCAAGACCTTTATTGCGTATAAATGATGCTACGAAAAGAATGACAAATTTGGACTTTACCGAGAGAATTACCGTTCAATCAAAAGATGAAATTGGAGAACTGTCAAACAATATTAATTTTCTCTCGACAACTTTGCAGTCCTATATTGATCAACTGCGACAAGATGTTGATAAAGAAAGACAGTTGGAACAAACACGGAAAGATTTCATTGCTGGTGTATCACATGAATTAAAAACACCATTAAGTATTATGAAGAGCTGTATGGCAATTCTTCAAGACGGTGTAGCAACCGACAAGAAAGATCATTATTTTAGCGCAATGGAGAATGAAGTGAATCGTATGGATCGGCTGATCGAAGACATGCTTGAATTAGCAAAATACGAATCAGGAACATATAAGATCGAAATGAACGCCTTTTTCATTGATGAATTAATTCGTTCGGTCTACAATCAACTATCTTTAAAAGTAATAGATCAACAAGTTGACGTAAATCTAAATCTTCATTCAGTTGAGGTAATCGCTAATCAAGATCGAGTGGAACAGGTTATTACTAATTTTCTTTCCAATGCGATTCAACATACACCTGACAAAGGGAAAATAATAGTTACAACGCTTAGCGAAGAAGATAAGGTTAAGATCACTGTTGAAAACGAAGGAAGTCATATCGAAGAAGAACAACTAGAAAAAATTTGGGATCGTTTTTATCAAGGTGGAAAAACTCAACGTTCAAAACAAGGAACAGGTTTAGGACTTGCCATTTCTAAACATATACTAAAGTTGCATCATGTCCCTTTTGGCGTAATTAATACAAAACAAGGAGTCTGTTTTTACTTTTATTTAAATAAAAAATAA
- a CDS encoding polysaccharide deacetylase family protein: protein MKKISIIIYFAFLLIISACQSEQVTYQMGLKENNEIISSAGKQQMNSEDTGKVVYLTFDDGPTSVTKNILDILSQFNAKATFFMLEPAMREYPDVVKQIVEDGHAVGIHGVTHEVNQFYASEQSALEEMINAQETLQDITGVRSKLIRTPYGSIPYLTESYREVLDSNGFHLWDWNVDSSDWSLSGDKFIDSTVNQIGNLASAGETSIVLMHDQEETANHLSSLLTYLSENGFQTKKIAKNIKPYNFNCYDRCHSLNSSQN, encoded by the coding sequence ATGAAGAAGATTAGTATTATTATCTACTTCGCATTTCTACTTATTATTTCTGCCTGTCAAAGTGAACAGGTTACGTATCAAATGGGACTTAAAGAGAATAACGAAATAATATCATCAGCAGGTAAACAACAAATGAATTCAGAAGATACAGGAAAAGTTGTTTACCTAACCTTTGATGATGGACCTACTTCTGTAACTAAGAATATTTTGGACATTCTCAGTCAGTTTAACGCCAAAGCGACATTTTTTATGTTGGAGCCTGCAATGAGGGAATACCCAGATGTGGTCAAACAAATTGTAGAAGACGGTCATGCTGTGGGAATACACGGTGTTACGCATGAAGTAAATCAATTTTATGCTTCGGAACAATCTGCTCTCGAAGAAATGATCAATGCTCAGGAAACCCTTCAAGATATTACCGGCGTTCGTTCCAAATTGATCCGAACACCTTATGGAAGTATCCCTTATTTAACAGAATCTTATCGAGAAGTTTTGGATAGCAATGGATTTCACTTATGGGATTGGAATGTTGACAGTAGTGATTGGTCATTATCAGGGGATAAATTTATAGATTCCACTGTGAATCAAATTGGAAATTTAGCTAGTGCCGGGGAGACCTCTATTGTTCTGATGCATGATCAAGAAGAAACTGCGAACCATCTGTCATCGCTATTAACCTATTTATCTGAAAATGGATTTCAAACAAAGAAAATCGCTAAAAACATCAAACCATATAATTTTAACTGTTATGACCGTTGTCATTCACTGAACTCATCACAAAACTAA
- a CDS encoding N-acetylmuramoyl-L-alanine amidase family protein, whose protein sequence is MKKWIRLFILFLFVGILYFTLTDKLEPETSNERENSKISSKEEKYKVVIDPGHGGEDPGAIGVSGSYEKDFTLSLAKKISILLEDEPKLEVYMTREEDVFLSAETRERPNYANDIEADLYISLHANTFTDPSVSGTESFYYHKNSKRLANIIHRHVSETTGFRNRGVKKENYFVLKDTTMPAVLLEIGYITNPEEEQTMLTDDFQQSLAEAIKNGVNEYLK, encoded by the coding sequence ATGAAAAAATGGATTCGACTATTTATATTATTTTTATTTGTAGGTATATTGTATTTTACCCTAACCGACAAACTAGAACCTGAAACATCTAATGAGAGAGAGAATTCTAAGATTTCCTCAAAGGAAGAAAAATATAAGGTTGTCATTGACCCTGGACATGGCGGTGAAGACCCTGGTGCTATCGGTGTAAGTGGTTCATACGAAAAAGATTTTACATTAAGTCTGGCTAAAAAGATCTCGATTTTATTGGAAGATGAACCAAAACTTGAGGTATACATGACGAGAGAAGAAGATGTTTTTCTATCAGCAGAAACTCGAGAAAGACCTAATTATGCCAATGATATAGAAGCCGATTTATATATATCATTACATGCTAATACATTTACGGACCCATCTGTTTCTGGTACAGAATCATTCTATTATCATAAAAATTCAAAACGATTGGCGAATATTATACACAGACATGTTTCAGAAACGACAGGTTTTCGGAATCGTGGTGTGAAGAAAGAAAATTATTTTGTGTTAAAGGATACTACTATGCCTGCTGTTTTACTTGAAATCGGCTATATAACCAATCCAGAAGAAGAACAAACAATGCTAACAGACGATTTTCAACAATCTTTAGCAGAAGCTATTAAGAACGGAGTCAATGAATACTTGAAATAA
- a CDS encoding phosphoglycerate dehydrogenase, with protein sequence MKVLVTATNYSTLCAEAKQLLEQNGCEVVENPHDRPMTFNELKEVVSDIDAVVAGVDTWNEEVFRLAPRLKVISRFGVGVDNIDLEKAKEFGIQVTNAPRLNSNAVAELTINLILNTLRNTPNLHVTTRQGYWERFVGNELQNRSVGLLGFGNIAQNVAKKLQGFDVNVYAYDKFPNKDIAKRLNVQFTDYEEILNKCDVVSMHLPLLKETYHFMDESKFSQMKQDSYFINTSRGPLVDEKALWHALNEGKLAAAAIDVYEEEPTSKDNPLFDLDNVITTPHTAAETYEVYHNVSLMTAKAILEVKVGNKPQNLLNE encoded by the coding sequence ATGAAGGTCTTAGTAACAGCAACGAATTATTCGACATTATGTGCCGAAGCTAAACAATTACTGGAACAAAACGGATGTGAAGTAGTAGAAAATCCACATGATCGTCCGATGACATTTAATGAACTGAAAGAAGTAGTATCTGATATTGATGCTGTCGTAGCAGGAGTAGATACTTGGAATGAAGAGGTGTTTCGGTTAGCTCCTCGGTTAAAAGTTATCTCAAGATTTGGTGTAGGGGTTGATAATATTGATCTTGAGAAAGCGAAGGAGTTTGGCATCCAAGTAACAAATGCACCTAGGTTAAATTCCAATGCTGTAGCAGAACTTACTATTAATTTAATATTAAACACATTACGAAATACACCAAACCTACATGTAACTACTAGACAGGGTTATTGGGAACGATTTGTCGGAAATGAGTTACAAAATAGAAGTGTAGGTTTATTAGGGTTTGGAAATATTGCACAGAATGTAGCAAAGAAGCTACAAGGGTTCGATGTTAATGTTTACGCGTATGATAAATTTCCAAATAAAGATATTGCTAAAAGGTTAAATGTACAATTTACTGATTATGAAGAAATATTAAATAAGTGCGATGTTGTAAGCATGCATTTACCACTATTAAAGGAAACCTATCATTTTATGGATGAAAGTAAATTTAGTCAAATGAAACAAGATTCTTATTTTATAAATACATCAAGAGGTCCTTTAGTAGATGAGAAGGCGTTATGGCATGCCTTGAATGAAGGGAAGTTAGCTGCGGCTGCAATCGATGTTTATGAAGAAGAACCAACTAGTAAGGACAATCCTTTATTTGATCTAGACAATGTAATCACTACTCCACATACAGCTGCAGAAACTTATGAAGTGTATCATAACGTAAGTCTGATGACAGCAAAAGCAATTCTCGAGGTGAAAGTAGGAAATAAACCACAAAATTTACTTAATGAATAG
- a CDS encoding TRAP transporter large permease, with the protein MTALLLFVSFIIFMLVRVPIGFSLGLACLVTIFYTGSVSPQYLVQGLVTSADSFPLMAIPFYILAGEVMAQGGISKRLFGFAKIFVGNITGGLAIATVITCIFFAAISGSGPATVAAIGGMVIPLMVKQGYDKKFATAIIVAAGTIGVIIPPSIPMVIYGVSASASIGDMFMSGIIPGLIVGLLLILYSYFYAKYHNYGKDVQTFSFQRLWNELKEAAWSLAMPVIILGGIYGGIFTPTEAAVVATVYGLIIGVFVYRELNLTKLYSVFKASSLTTAVILIITGTATFFGRILSIENIPETVATALTSLSDNRTVLLLLIILFLLFVGTFMDVIASIIILTPILLPVATEIGIDPIHFGIILVVSLAIALITPPIGGSLFVGIGISRLSIWELSKAVVPMFFLMILALVIVAFLPQVNLLLP; encoded by the coding sequence GTGACTGCATTACTGTTATTTGTATCATTCATTATTTTTATGCTTGTAAGAGTTCCAATTGGATTTTCACTTGGTTTGGCTTGTTTGGTAACCATTTTTTACACTGGATCTGTTTCTCCTCAATACTTAGTACAAGGTTTAGTTACTTCAGCTGATTCCTTTCCATTAATGGCTATACCTTTTTATATATTGGCTGGGGAAGTGATGGCGCAAGGTGGTATATCAAAGAGATTGTTTGGATTTGCCAAAATATTTGTAGGTAATATTACAGGTGGATTAGCTATCGCTACTGTTATTACTTGTATCTTTTTTGCTGCTATTTCTGGATCAGGCCCTGCTACAGTTGCAGCAATTGGAGGTATGGTTATTCCATTAATGGTAAAACAAGGCTATGATAAGAAATTTGCTACAGCGATTATAGTAGCAGCAGGTACGATAGGGGTTATCATTCCACCTAGTATTCCAATGGTTATTTATGGTGTGTCAGCTTCGGCATCTATTGGAGATATGTTTATGTCAGGTATTATTCCTGGTTTAATTGTAGGGTTATTACTAATTCTATACAGTTATTTCTATGCAAAATACCATAATTATGGAAAAGATGTCCAAACATTTTCTTTCCAACGGTTATGGAACGAGCTTAAAGAAGCTGCATGGTCATTGGCTATGCCAGTTATTATACTTGGAGGTATTTACGGTGGGATTTTTACTCCAACAGAAGCAGCCGTTGTTGCGACAGTGTATGGTCTTATCATTGGTGTATTTGTATATAGAGAGTTGAACTTAACCAAACTGTATAGTGTTTTTAAAGCTTCGTCATTAACAACAGCAGTTATTTTAATTATTACAGGTACAGCAACTTTTTTTGGTAGAATTCTTTCTATTGAAAATATACCTGAAACGGTAGCAACAGCACTAACAAGTCTTTCAGATAATCGAACCGTTTTATTATTGTTAATCATCCTGTTTCTATTGTTTGTTGGAACATTTATGGATGTTATTGCATCTATCATTATTCTTACCCCTATCTTATTACCGGTTGCAACGGAAATCGGAATCGATCCAATTCACTTCGGGATCATTCTTGTTGTAAGCTTAGCGATTGCATTGATTACACCGCCAATCGGTGGAAGCTTGTTCGTTGGAATAGGAATTTCGAGATTATCTATCTGGGAGTTGAGTAAGGCCGTTGTACCAATGTTTTTCTTAATGATATTAGCACTTGTGATCGTAGCATTCTTACCACAAGTTAATCTATTATTACCATAA
- a CDS encoding TRAP transporter small permease: MTIMKKLNQHIEEWILVTLLTVSLTSITLQICMRFIFDNSLAWSEELARYCFVWLIYIGIAYGVKRSRHICLDIVYDLVPVSVKKIMLIASYILVGLFAVVVIYYSYFMIEQIMNFGQKSAAMRINMVYVYLSVPVGMALTLLRVIQNITHVIKEDIEELQEDELI; this comes from the coding sequence ATGACCATAATGAAGAAATTAAACCAACATATTGAAGAATGGATTCTAGTTACATTACTAACTGTATCATTGACTTCTATTACTTTACAAATATGTATGAGATTTATCTTTGATAATTCATTGGCATGGTCTGAGGAATTAGCTAGATATTGTTTTGTTTGGCTTATATATATAGGTATAGCGTACGGTGTTAAAAGATCAAGGCATATTTGTTTAGACATCGTATATGACCTAGTTCCCGTTTCAGTTAAGAAAATAATGCTTATCGCTTCTTATATACTCGTTGGGTTATTTGCAGTTGTAGTTATTTACTATAGCTACTTTATGATCGAACAAATAATGAACTTTGGGCAAAAAAGTGCTGCTATGAGAATTAATATGGTGTACGTATATTTATCAGTTCCTGTTGGAATGGCGCTAACTCTACTACGAGTTATCCAAAATATTACTCATGTAATTAAAGAAGACATCGAAGAATTACAAGAGGATGAATTGATATAA
- a CDS encoding TRAP transporter substrate-binding protein: MKKLILGFLFMILALFIAGCGANNSSDATGDSEQEGKEQYTVRIAGGAVGPEHSLTKTFNFLKEELEGKSDGRFSVDLNVAGELGEDREIIEAMQMGEVHLASPSPAALGGFNDSVAILDMPFLFTNREIAYEVLDGEPGQMILDLLDESGIKGLGYFENGFRNVTNNVKPIESVEDLNKLSIRTMQNQTHIRAWELLGANPTPLAFGELYSALQQGTVDGQENPFGLILANKFYEVQNYLTVTNHVYAPNVVITNKEFYDSLPDDLQTIFNDAVSAAIDHNRELAQEEEVSARQQLEEEGMEIYEFTEDQLKEMQEITLPVYEEFKDQIGADVVDTFLEASRE, translated from the coding sequence ATGAAAAAATTAATACTAGGTTTCTTATTTATGATATTAGCTTTATTTATCGCTGGATGTGGAGCCAATAATTCAAGTGATGCTACTGGAGACAGTGAACAAGAAGGGAAAGAACAATATACCGTTCGAATTGCTGGTGGAGCAGTAGGTCCTGAGCACTCTTTAACCAAAACTTTTAACTTTCTAAAAGAGGAATTGGAAGGAAAATCAGATGGGAGATTTTCAGTCGATTTAAATGTTGCTGGAGAGCTTGGTGAAGATAGAGAAATTATTGAAGCAATGCAAATGGGAGAAGTGCATTTAGCGTCACCCTCACCAGCAGCATTAGGAGGATTTAATGATTCTGTTGCCATTTTGGACATGCCTTTTCTTTTTACTAATCGTGAAATTGCATATGAAGTGTTAGATGGTGAACCAGGACAAATGATACTTGATTTGTTAGATGAGTCTGGTATTAAAGGTCTTGGATATTTTGAAAACGGATTCCGAAATGTAACTAACAATGTTAAGCCTATTGAATCTGTCGAAGATCTAAACAAATTATCGATTAGAACAATGCAAAACCAAACACACATTAGAGCGTGGGAGTTATTGGGTGCCAATCCAACACCTCTAGCTTTTGGGGAGTTATACTCAGCACTCCAACAAGGAACAGTCGATGGCCAAGAAAATCCATTCGGTTTAATTTTGGCTAATAAATTTTATGAAGTACAGAATTACTTAACAGTAACTAATCATGTGTATGCACCTAATGTTGTCATCACAAATAAAGAATTCTATGATTCCTTACCTGATGATTTACAAACTATATTCAATGATGCAGTAAGTGCAGCGATCGATCACAATAGAGAGCTAGCTCAAGAGGAAGAAGTATCTGCTAGACAACAATTAGAAGAAGAAGGTATGGAAATCTATGAGTTCACCGAAGATCAGCTTAAAGAAATGCAAGAAATTACTTTGCCTGTATATGAAGAATTTAAAGACCAAATAGGCGCAGATGTTGTTGATACATTCTTAGAAGCTTCCCGTGAATAA
- a CDS encoding dihydrodipicolinate synthase family protein: MKKLYGVTTAMVTPFNKDGSVNLDKVAELTEFLIGKGVHCLYPLGTTGEMIKLSVEERKAIAETVVKTANNRVTVYIHVGDVNFDNTLELARHAHDIRADGIGVVTPIYFSVNDQEIEQFYVKIVNSLPEDFPIYLYSIPQCAANELNIEVTKKIAAQCKNIIGIKFSYPDFTMTSQYLDVNDGNFDVVFGPDHLFLPALSLGCEGTVSGISGVYPEPFVAIYNAFKQGDLAKAKTLQKVATKYCNVLKNGSNMSYFKEALRLRGIDAGLMKAPHIDIDDKEIEKLKTQLVQIDNEFFSIA; this comes from the coding sequence ATGAAAAAATTATATGGTGTAACAACTGCAATGGTAACTCCATTTAACAAAGATGGAAGCGTTAACTTAGATAAGGTTGCTGAATTAACAGAATTTTTAATTGGAAAAGGTGTACATTGTCTATATCCACTTGGCACAACAGGAGAAATGATTAAATTATCTGTAGAGGAAAGGAAGGCTATTGCAGAAACAGTTGTTAAGACTGCTAATAATAGGGTTACTGTCTACATCCATGTAGGTGATGTGAATTTTGACAATACATTAGAGTTAGCGCGTCATGCACATGATATTAGAGCAGACGGTATCGGTGTAGTAACACCAATTTACTTTAGTGTAAATGACCAAGAGATTGAACAATTTTATGTGAAAATTGTTAATAGTTTACCAGAAGACTTCCCGATTTATTTGTACAGTATTCCTCAATGTGCGGCAAATGAGTTGAACATTGAAGTAACGAAAAAGATTGCTGCACAATGTAAAAACATTATTGGAATTAAATTCAGCTATCCAGATTTTACTATGACAAGTCAATACTTAGATGTAAATGATGGTAACTTTGATGTTGTTTTTGGACCAGATCACTTATTTTTACCAGCTCTATCGTTGGGTTGTGAAGGAACAGTTTCAGGGATTTCTGGTGTTTATCCTGAACCGTTTGTAGCAATTTATAATGCGTTTAAACAGGGAGACTTGGCAAAAGCAAAAACATTACAAAAAGTTGCAACTAAATATTGTAATGTATTAAAAAATGGTAGCAATATGTCATATTTCAAAGAGGCTCTTCGATTACGAGGGATTGATGCAGGTTTAATGAAAGCGCCTCATATTGATATTGATGACAAAGAAATTGAAAAATTAAAGACACAACTAGTGCAAATTGACAATGAGTTTTTTTCTATAGCATAA